The DNA region GTCGCGGCCGCGATCGTCGGGGCCGTGACCGAGCGGCTCTGCGCGGCGGTCGCCGAGGCGGCGAAGGCCGACGCGATCTGCCCGGACGGCGCCCCCGAGCTGGAGGTGGTCCAGCGCGCCGAGGCGCTCGGCGCCTGCCGGGGCGAGGACTGCCCGCGCACGGTGGCCGAGGCGCTCGAGGCGGATCGCCGCGTGCTGGCGCGCCTGGAGCGCGACGCGGCGGGCGGGCTGCGGATCACGGTCCGGCTGCTCGGCGCCGCGGGCGTGCCGGTCGCCTCCGCGGCGGCGCCGCTGCCGGAGGACCTCGAGCCGCTGCTCGCGCGCGCGGCGTCGCTCGTGCCGGGGCTGTTCGAGGCGCGGGGCGCCGGGGCCCGCTGATGCGGCTGGTGTTGGTCGCCGGACCGACCGCGTCCGGCAAGACCGCGCTCGCCGTCGCGCTGGCGCAGCGGCTCGGCGGCGAGATCGTCAACGCCGACTCGCAGCAGGTCTACCGCGGGCTCGACGTCGGCACCGCCAAGCCCACCGCCGAGGAGCGCGCCGCCGCCCCGCACCACCTGCTCGACCTCGTCGAGCCGGGGGAGGGGATGGACGCGGCCCGCTTCGCGGCGCTCGCCGACGCGGCCATCGCGGACATCGCGGCGCGCGGGCGCGTGCCCATCGTGGCGGGCGGCACCGGGCTCTACGTGAGGGCGCTGCTGCACGGCGTGGTGGAGGCGCCCGGGCGCGACCCCGAGCTGCGCCGGGCCCTGGAGGCAGAGGCGGCGCGCGACGGCCGGCCGGCGCTCCACGCGCGGCTCGCGGCGGTGGACCCCGCCGCGGCGGCGCGCATCCGCCCGAACGACCTCGTGCGGGTGGTGCGCGCGCTGGAGATCGCCGCCGGCGGCCGGACGCCCTCCGAGCTGTACCAGGCGCACGC from Anaeromyxobacter dehalogenans 2CP-C includes:
- the miaA gene encoding tRNA (adenosine(37)-N6)-dimethylallyltransferase MiaA, with protein sequence MRLVLVAGPTASGKTALAVALAQRLGGEIVNADSQQVYRGLDVGTAKPTAEERAAAPHHLLDLVEPGEGMDAARFAALADAAIADIAARGRVPIVAGGTGLYVRALLHGVVEAPGRDPELRRALEAEAARDGRPALHARLAAVDPAAAARIRPNDLVRVVRALEIAAGGRTPSELYQAHAFREDRYDAALLALDPPRAELHARIDARVRAMFAGGLLEEARALAARFGGALPARLPIGYAEAAAHLRGELDLEEAIRRVQVAHRRYARRQVIWLRKERGVVWIAPPYDPEALARRVEKR